Proteins encoded together in one Coleofasciculaceae cyanobacterium window:
- a CDS encoding Nif11-like leader peptide family natural product precursor: MALDQLEAFLKKMQSEPALKNEVLASSTADEVAQIALLLGFEFSGDELLRMSGKKVGRVTVQKKDLPGEYWGN; the protein is encoded by the coding sequence ATGGCTTTAGATCAACTCGAAGCATTTTTAAAGAAAATGCAGTCTGAACCTGCACTTAAAAATGAGGTGCTTGCTTCATCAACAGCAGATGAAGTTGCACAAATAGCACTCTTGCTTGGTTTTGAATTTTCAGGTGATGAATTATTGAGAATGTCAGGTAAAAAAGTTGGCAGGGTTACTGTTCAAAAAAAGGATCTTCCTGGAGAGTACTGGGGGAATTGA